AACGGAAGGGACCTCTGAGAGGAGGAAGTAGGCCAGTACGGATGACAGTATGGGCTCCGCAAGTATGCTTGCCGAGACCAACAGGGCCGCGACGTAGCGCAGCGCCCAGTTGTACAGCGTGTGCCCGAA
This genomic window from Candidatus Thermoplasmatota archaeon contains:
- a CDS encoding EamA family transporter; amino-acid sequence: FGHTLYNWALRYVAALLVSASILAEPILSSVLAYFLLSEVPSVFVIFGGPLVLAGIFLVVFGRGD